A region of Micromonospora chokoriensis DNA encodes the following proteins:
- a CDS encoding Ig-like domain-containing protein: MATVASVLVLLGGLVALPAQPASAALVRTFTPRFQESERGDVIFAGNTLVTCSTPSGPCATAQTGATANNNDFTARYVDVDSVAATTNSSSATLTVPTGASVLWAGLWWMGSGASGDAGRASIRFAAPGQLYTTLQGQVSTGRVATNGGVAYSAFAEVTALVTGSGSYTVGGLTTTLGANARGGWALVVAIRDPAQPLRNLAVFDGYAEISSAAADSRVTTTISGFRTPSAGAVTARIGAIASEGDAGLTGDGISFNGVALNDALNPATNFFNSSITRLGSRVTAKNPNYVNQLGFDIDYLAAPAGSIGNAQTSATVAFSTGGESYEPMALFTAIDILEPDVIATKTVGRVGGGSRVEPGDQLEYTVSVTSSGNENATTVQLTDAIPAATTYVPGSLSVNGAARTDAAGDDQAGYVAASNRVVVNLGTGATAAAGGTLVTGAVNTVRFRARVVDSPAPGVTVANQASISYGSPTSSTIYTDLTDDPSAAGVGDPTRTDINDSPQAQAVQVGTAEDTALTFTLRDYVVEPDGDEVTFTVTSTPSAQGTLTCAPSGACTYVPAPNVNGSVSFSYTVSDPSGRSASAAGTITVAAVNDPPVAVADRATTAGAAPVTVAVLANDTDVDGDPLSVVPATGGTGNGSFVCDTAGCTYTAGAGFAGEDSFEYTVRDPGDGRATGRVTVVVSPAAGSGLSISAPEAAVLPTVRVGAPTANGVLGPVVVTDDRGAQSGSWTATVSITSFTGGGGVVPGASVTYSSGPATQTIGTGTFLPQPGAALGTSQIAARWTGGTGPNEVMWSPSLTVTLDPSLVTGEYQATIVHSVA, translated from the coding sequence GTGGCCACGGTCGCCTCAGTGCTCGTGCTGCTCGGTGGTCTGGTAGCCCTGCCGGCGCAGCCGGCCTCGGCGGCGCTGGTCCGCACGTTCACCCCGCGCTTCCAGGAGAGCGAGCGCGGAGATGTCATCTTCGCCGGCAACACCCTGGTGACCTGCTCGACACCGAGTGGCCCGTGCGCGACCGCGCAGACCGGCGCCACCGCCAACAACAACGACTTCACCGCCCGCTACGTCGATGTGGACAGCGTCGCCGCGACGACCAACTCCAGCAGCGCCACACTGACCGTGCCGACCGGAGCCAGCGTGCTCTGGGCCGGTCTCTGGTGGATGGGCAGCGGCGCGAGCGGTGACGCCGGACGCGCCAGCATCCGGTTCGCCGCTCCCGGGCAGCTCTACACCACCCTCCAGGGTCAGGTCAGCACAGGCCGGGTGGCCACCAACGGTGGCGTCGCGTACTCCGCGTTCGCCGAAGTGACAGCGCTCGTCACCGGCAGTGGGAGCTACACGGTGGGCGGCCTGACCACCACGTTGGGCGCGAACGCGCGCGGTGGGTGGGCCCTGGTCGTGGCGATCCGCGACCCCGCCCAGCCGCTCCGCAACCTGGCGGTTTTCGACGGGTACGCCGAGATCAGCTCCGCCGCGGCCGACTCCCGGGTGACCACCACCATCTCCGGTTTCCGCACCCCCAGTGCGGGTGCTGTGACGGCGCGCATCGGGGCGATCGCCTCGGAGGGGGACGCCGGGCTGACCGGCGACGGCATCTCGTTCAACGGGGTCGCGTTGAACGACGCGCTGAACCCGGCGACGAACTTCTTCAACAGTTCGATCACCCGGCTCGGCTCCCGGGTGACAGCGAAGAACCCGAACTATGTCAACCAACTCGGCTTCGACATCGACTACCTGGCCGCGCCGGCCGGCTCGATCGGCAACGCGCAGACCTCCGCGACAGTGGCGTTCAGCACCGGCGGTGAGTCGTACGAGCCGATGGCGCTCTTCACCGCCATCGACATCCTGGAACCGGACGTCATCGCCACGAAGACGGTCGGCCGGGTGGGTGGCGGGAGCCGCGTCGAGCCCGGCGACCAGCTCGAGTACACGGTGTCGGTCACCTCCAGCGGCAACGAGAACGCCACCACAGTGCAACTCACCGACGCCATCCCGGCGGCCACCACGTACGTGCCCGGGTCGTTGAGCGTCAACGGTGCCGCTCGTACCGACGCTGCCGGTGACGACCAGGCCGGTTACGTCGCGGCCAGCAACCGGGTGGTGGTCAACCTGGGCACCGGCGCGACGGCGGCGGCCGGCGGCACGCTGGTCACGGGGGCGGTGAACACGGTGCGCTTCCGTGCGCGGGTAGTGGACTCGCCGGCACCCGGTGTGACGGTGGCCAATCAGGCGAGCATCAGCTACGGGTCACCGACGTCGAGCACCATCTACACGGATCTCACCGACGACCCGTCGGCGGCCGGGGTGGGGGATCCCACCCGGACCGACATCAACGACAGCCCGCAGGCGCAGGCGGTCCAGGTCGGTACGGCCGAGGACACCGCACTCACCTTCACCCTGCGCGACTACGTGGTGGAGCCGGACGGGGACGAGGTCACCTTCACCGTCACGTCGACGCCGTCGGCGCAGGGAACGCTGACCTGTGCGCCCTCCGGTGCCTGCACCTACGTCCCGGCACCGAACGTCAACGGATCGGTGAGCTTCAGCTACACCGTCTCCGACCCGTCCGGACGGTCCGCCTCGGCGGCCGGCACCATCACCGTCGCCGCCGTCAACGACCCGCCGGTGGCGGTGGCCGATCGCGCGACCACGGCGGGCGCGGCACCGGTGACCGTGGCGGTGCTGGCCAACGACACCGATGTGGACGGCGACCCGCTCTCCGTCGTGCCGGCGACCGGCGGCACGGGCAACGGCAGCTTCGTGTGCGACACCGCGGGGTGCACGTACACCGCGGGGGCGGGCTTCGCCGGCGAGGACAGCTTCGAGTACACGGTCCGCGACCCGGGCGACGGTCGGGCGACGGGCCGGGTCACGGTGGTGGTCAGTCCGGCGGCGGGTTCCGGCCTCTCGATCAGCGCGCCGGAGGCCGCGGTTCTGCCCACGGTCCGGGTGGGTGCCCCGACTGCCAACGGGGTGCTCGGCCCGGTCGTGGTCACCGACGACCGCGGCGCGCAGTCCGGTAGTTGGACGGCGACTGTCTCGATCACCAGCTTCACGGGCGGCGGTGGGGTGGTGCCGGGCGCCTCGGTGACCTACTCCTCGGGCCCGGCCACGCAGACCATCGGCACCGGGACGTTCCTGCCGCAGCCTGGCGCGGCTTTGGGCACCTCGCAGATCGCCGCGCGCTGGACCGGGGGCACCGGCCCGAACGAGGTGATGTGGAGTCCGAGCCTCACCGTGACGCTCGATCCGTCCCTGGTCACGGGGGAGTACCAGGCGACGATCGTGCACTCGGTCGCGTAA
- a CDS encoding outer membrane protein assembly factor BamB family protein translates to MGFPRGRRRLVMVVAALLATAAVAVVVHRVLAPAEVSTVARGDYPAPARPPAGVIGRLPVAPLIVDERLRVYAAHRQVYADRPVDGRYRTSPYWSYRRWPAELTGIAASGSTVVSRWSDGRLVALDARTGGVLWRADGPKPTPTSAVVRRTGAVTVWEPRGLRLADLPGGRTVLVVSGNAQARGVELRDGRELWRVDLPGSCRSDVGTTAAGQLIGLDRCAGPTTIEFRDALTGVVRERWRPPGGSSDELVVTPLGCRTGQSDCLALRTAGPGDAGGRGWLLGADVPVAAPALDPAGAVLVGEQAVVVLDGVAVGRSARTGVELWRSAGLGAARVLAAQPGRVHLLTEANDLVTLDPVTGAQLSRFALNVGSDGTGWVPGAVTATGGYVAMERLRRPVDPDADDQRYFLSSEPVILAAS, encoded by the coding sequence ATGGGGTTCCCGAGAGGCCGGCGACGGCTCGTGATGGTGGTCGCGGCGCTGCTCGCGACCGCGGCCGTCGCGGTCGTCGTCCACCGGGTGCTCGCGCCGGCGGAGGTGAGCACGGTGGCGAGGGGTGACTACCCGGCCCCGGCCCGGCCGCCCGCCGGAGTGATCGGCCGCCTTCCGGTCGCCCCGTTGATCGTGGACGAGAGGCTGCGGGTGTACGCCGCACACCGTCAGGTCTATGCCGACCGGCCGGTCGACGGGCGGTACCGAACCAGCCCGTACTGGTCGTACCGGCGCTGGCCGGCGGAACTGACCGGGATCGCGGCCAGCGGCAGCACCGTGGTCAGCCGCTGGTCCGACGGCCGACTGGTCGCGCTCGACGCCCGGACCGGTGGGGTGCTCTGGAGAGCCGACGGTCCGAAGCCCACCCCGACGTCCGCTGTGGTGCGGCGTACCGGTGCGGTCACGGTCTGGGAGCCGCGCGGGCTCCGGCTCGCCGACCTTCCCGGCGGCCGGACCGTGCTGGTGGTCAGCGGAAACGCTCAGGCGCGCGGGGTCGAGCTGCGCGACGGCCGGGAGCTGTGGCGGGTGGACCTGCCCGGCAGTTGTCGCAGCGATGTCGGGACGACCGCCGCCGGTCAGCTGATCGGTCTGGACAGGTGTGCCGGGCCGACCACGATCGAGTTCCGGGACGCGCTGACCGGTGTGGTGCGCGAGCGGTGGCGACCGCCGGGTGGTTCCTCCGACGAGTTGGTGGTGACGCCGCTCGGCTGCCGTACCGGACAGTCGGACTGCCTGGCCCTGCGGACCGCCGGTCCGGGCGACGCGGGCGGCCGAGGTTGGTTGCTGGGTGCCGACGTGCCGGTGGCTGCCCCCGCGCTGGACCCGGCCGGTGCCGTGCTGGTGGGTGAGCAGGCCGTCGTCGTCCTCGACGGGGTCGCGGTGGGGCGCTCCGCGCGGACGGGCGTCGAGCTGTGGCGGTCCGCGGGCCTGGGCGCGGCCCGGGTGCTGGCCGCACAGCCCGGCCGGGTACACCTCCTGACGGAGGCGAACGACCTGGTGACGCTGGACCCGGTGACGGGTGCCCAGCTGTCCCGCTTTGCGCTCAACGTGGGTTCGGACGGCACCGGCTGGGTGCCGGGGGCGGTGACGGCCACGGGTGGGTACGTGGCGATGGAGCGTCTCCGGCGGCCGGTCGACCCGGACGCGGATGACCAGCGGTACTTCCTGTCGTCCGAACCGGTGATCCTGGCGGCGAGCTGA
- a CDS encoding COG1470 family protein has translation MAALAALLAATPAAPAPAGAAAPGPERDRLGIQLLEAPVDRRADPRAHTYIIDHLAPGSTISRQLKVVNRSDSRYRLELYPASATVDGGQFRFGEGRHANELVSWTSLDRSTVALGPGEESELTATIRVPEKASAGERYAVIWAAVTSGPKDGGNVTQVHRVGIRVYLAIGAGGEPPSSFAIGDFTAGRTVEGQATLAVAVRNTGGRALDLTGALSLAEGPAGVRAGPFEVVDGTTLGPAQSGSVTVALPPKLPNGPWRADLTLTSGLVKETASATITFPDPGEPASTFGLDDLSMIVGGSLAVGLLLLAGLLVVARRRRQTPLRAARLG, from the coding sequence GTGGCGGCGCTGGCCGCGCTGCTCGCCGCCACCCCGGCTGCCCCGGCACCCGCCGGGGCAGCCGCGCCCGGTCCGGAGCGGGACAGGCTCGGCATCCAGCTGCTCGAAGCACCGGTCGACCGGCGGGCGGACCCGCGTGCCCACACCTACATCATCGACCACCTCGCACCCGGCAGCACGATCAGCCGCCAGCTCAAGGTGGTCAACCGCTCCGACAGCCGGTACCGCCTGGAGCTGTACCCGGCATCCGCCACAGTCGACGGCGGGCAGTTCCGGTTCGGTGAGGGCCGCCACGCCAACGAGCTGGTCTCCTGGACGTCGCTGGACCGCTCCACAGTCGCCCTCGGGCCCGGCGAGGAGTCGGAGCTGACGGCGACGATCCGGGTCCCGGAGAAGGCGTCGGCCGGCGAACGGTACGCGGTGATCTGGGCCGCGGTCACGTCCGGCCCGAAGGACGGCGGCAACGTCACCCAGGTGCACCGGGTGGGCATCCGTGTCTACCTCGCCATCGGCGCCGGCGGTGAGCCGCCGTCCAGTTTCGCCATCGGCGACTTCACCGCGGGGCGGACCGTCGAGGGGCAGGCCACCCTGGCCGTCGCGGTGCGCAACACCGGCGGCCGGGCGTTGGACCTGACCGGCGCGCTCTCGTTGGCCGAGGGGCCGGCGGGCGTCCGGGCGGGCCCGTTCGAGGTGGTCGACGGGACCACTCTCGGCCCGGCGCAGTCCGGGTCGGTCACCGTCGCCCTACCCCCGAAACTGCCCAACGGGCCGTGGCGTGCGGACCTCACCCTGACCAGTGGGTTGGTCAAGGAGACCGCGAGCGCCACGATCACCTTCCCGGACCCGGGCGAGCCGGCCAGCACCTTCGGACTCGACGACCTGTCGATGATCGTCGGTGGTTCGCTCGCCGTCGGCCTGCTGCTCCTGGCCGGTCTGCTGGTCGTGGCACGCCGCCGCCGGCAGACGCCACTGCGGGCCGCGCGGCTGGGCTGA
- a CDS encoding DUF397 domain-containing protein codes for MHDLAGAIWRTSSRSNDQGLCVEVADNLVDVHGLVAVRDSKDQAGPTLAVSPPGWTAFIGAIRAGRFER; via the coding sequence ATGCACGATCTTGCGGGCGCGATCTGGCGTACCAGTAGCCGTTCCAACGACCAGGGGCTCTGCGTGGAAGTGGCGGACAACCTGGTCGATGTCCACGGTCTGGTCGCGGTCCGCGACTCCAAGGACCAGGCCGGCCCCACACTCGCGGTCAGCCCGCCGGGGTGGACAGCCTTCATCGGCGCGATTCGAGCCGGTCGCTTCGAACGCTGA
- a CDS encoding SRPBCC family protein — protein sequence MSTVAVTRIIEAHAADVWRLLTDLPGRAALLTAAGPIEVLTPGPFGPGTAWREERAQPGGGTSSEEFLVVEALAPQRLVLCSSGAGVDYRITWSLRPVRRRRRGRTAITVTQEAVPTHPYGRVVALLLGGLAARAVEVALRRDLADLAAAAGVIGSLEAA from the coding sequence ATGTCGACGGTGGCGGTTACCAGAATCATCGAGGCACACGCTGCCGATGTCTGGCGTCTGCTGACCGACCTGCCCGGCCGTGCGGCCCTGCTGACCGCGGCGGGCCCGATCGAGGTGCTCACTCCGGGGCCGTTCGGCCCCGGCACGGCCTGGCGTGAGGAGCGCGCCCAGCCGGGCGGCGGCACGTCGAGCGAGGAATTCCTGGTGGTGGAGGCACTGGCTCCGCAGCGGCTGGTGCTGTGTTCCTCCGGGGCCGGCGTCGACTACCGGATCACCTGGAGCCTGCGTCCGGTCCGGCGTCGCCGCCGGGGTCGCACGGCGATCACCGTCACCCAGGAAGCGGTGCCCACCCACCCGTACGGCCGGGTGGTGGCGCTGTTGCTCGGTGGCCTCGCCGCGCGTGCGGTCGAGGTGGCGCTCCGGCGTGATCTCGCCGACCTGGCGGCAGCGGCCGGCGTCATCGGCTCGCTCGAAGCTGCCTGA
- a CDS encoding LPXTG cell wall anchor domain-containing protein, giving the protein MPHRRLSAIPVTGRLALVVFVVLAAALLAPVAPNAVGQPSGRAVVAPSAGTGVIFEVRPAPTTAPPTQPPPTPTAQPTETAQPQPPTRSPQHGGELPVTGVGPSLLMLVLVGATLVVGGVLLRRRRSAG; this is encoded by the coding sequence ATGCCGCATCGACGACTCTCCGCGATCCCGGTCACCGGCCGGTTGGCTCTGGTCGTCTTCGTCGTCCTTGCGGCTGCGCTCCTCGCGCCGGTCGCCCCGAACGCCGTCGGTCAGCCGTCGGGCAGGGCGGTGGTGGCGCCGAGCGCCGGCACCGGAGTCATCTTCGAGGTGCGCCCCGCGCCGACCACGGCCCCTCCCACGCAGCCGCCGCCCACTCCGACGGCGCAGCCGACGGAGACCGCTCAACCGCAGCCGCCGACCCGCTCGCCGCAGCACGGTGGCGAACTCCCGGTCACCGGCGTGGGGCCATCGCTGCTCATGCTGGTCCTGGTGGGTGCGACGCTCGTGGTCGGCGGGGTCCTGCTGCGCCGGCGGCGGTCGGCCGGTTAA
- the fahA gene encoding fumarylacetoacetase translates to MTWVTGADGSPYGVTNLPYGVFRTDGGQPRIGVRIGSWVLDLAAAEAADLVLAAGTLCRPSLNDFMALGRPQWTATRQRITELLTDPAHRAAVEPLLVPVADVELLLPIEVADYVDFYSSEHHASNVGQIFRPGQPPLLPNWKHLPIGYHGRAGTVVVSGTPVVRPTGQRPSADGPVTGPSVRLDIEAEVGFVVGVPSPMGQRVAVDDFADHVFGVVLVNDWSARDIQAWEYQPLGPFLGKSFATSVSAWVTPLDALGDAFVPAPDQDPPVVDYLRDVPHLGLDLRLVVEWNGEQVSEPPFATMYWTPAQQLAHLTVNGASLRTGDLYASGTVSGPDRSQVGSFLELTWGGAEPVKVGDETRTFLADGDTVTITATAPGPDGTTIALGEVTGTVRPAV, encoded by the coding sequence ATGACGTGGGTGACCGGTGCCGACGGTTCGCCGTACGGGGTGACGAACCTGCCGTACGGGGTGTTCCGGACCGACGGGGGACAGCCACGGATCGGCGTACGGATCGGGTCGTGGGTGCTCGACCTGGCCGCGGCGGAGGCCGCCGACCTGGTGCTGGCCGCCGGTACGCTGTGCCGGCCCAGCCTCAACGACTTCATGGCGCTGGGCCGTCCGCAGTGGACGGCGACACGGCAGCGGATCACCGAGCTGCTGACCGACCCGGCGCACCGGGCCGCGGTGGAGCCGCTGCTGGTGCCCGTGGCGGACGTGGAGCTGCTGCTGCCGATCGAGGTGGCGGACTACGTCGACTTCTACTCGTCCGAGCACCATGCCTCGAACGTCGGCCAGATCTTCCGCCCCGGTCAGCCGCCGCTGCTGCCGAACTGGAAGCACCTGCCGATCGGCTACCACGGGCGGGCCGGCACCGTGGTCGTGTCCGGCACACCGGTGGTCCGACCGACCGGGCAGCGCCCCTCCGCCGACGGCCCGGTCACGGGCCCCTCGGTACGCCTCGACATCGAGGCCGAGGTGGGCTTCGTGGTGGGCGTACCCAGCCCGATGGGTCAGCGGGTCGCTGTCGACGACTTCGCCGACCACGTGTTCGGCGTGGTGCTGGTCAACGACTGGTCGGCTCGGGACATCCAGGCCTGGGAGTACCAGCCGCTCGGCCCGTTCCTCGGCAAGTCGTTCGCCACCTCGGTGTCGGCCTGGGTGACGCCGCTGGACGCGCTCGGCGACGCCTTCGTCCCCGCCCCCGACCAGGACCCGCCGGTCGTCGACTACCTGCGTGACGTGCCGCACCTGGGCCTGGACCTCCGACTGGTGGTCGAGTGGAACGGCGAACAGGTCAGCGAGCCGCCGTTCGCCACCATGTACTGGACTCCGGCGCAGCAGTTGGCGCACCTCACCGTCAACGGCGCGTCACTGCGCACCGGCGACCTGTACGCCTCCGGCACCGTCTCCGGCCCGGACCGTTCGCAGGTCGGCTCGTTCCTGGAGTTGACCTGGGGCGGGGCGGAACCGGTCAAGGTGGGCGACGAGACCCGCACCTTCCTGGCCGACGGCGACACGGTGACCATCACCGCCACCGCGCCCGGTCCGGACGGCACCACCATCGCCCTCGGCGAGGTCACCGGCACGGTTCGCCCGGCCGTCTGA